In the Vibrio gigantis genome, one interval contains:
- the asd gene encoding aspartate-semialdehyde dehydrogenase, translating into MRVGLVGWRGMVGSVLMQRMVEEKDFDLIEPVYYSTSQIGIPAPVLGGKDAGLLQDAFDIDSLKQLDAVITCQGGDYTSKVYPALRQAGWKGYWIDAASTLRMDADSIITLDPVNLAQIQQGIHSGTNTFVGGNCTVSLMLMALGGLYEKGMVEWMSAMTYQAASGAGAKNMRELISQMGVINDSVSSELANPSSSILDIDKKVADTIRSSSFPTDQFGAPLAGSLIPWIDVKRENGQSKEEWKAGVEANKILGLDGQPIPIDGTCVRIGAMRCHAQALTIKLKQDVPMDEIEEIIATHNDWVKVIPNDRDITAQELTPAKVTGTMSVPVGRLRKMSMGNDFLNAFTVGDQLLWGAAEPLRRTLRIILAEKA; encoded by the coding sequence ATGAGAGTAGGTCTAGTTGGTTGGCGCGGTATGGTTGGTTCTGTACTGATGCAACGTATGGTTGAAGAGAAAGACTTCGACTTGATTGAGCCTGTTTATTACAGCACATCTCAGATTGGTATTCCTGCCCCTGTTCTAGGTGGTAAAGATGCGGGTCTACTTCAAGACGCTTTTGATATTGATAGTCTAAAACAGCTTGATGCGGTTATTACTTGTCAAGGCGGCGATTACACATCAAAAGTATACCCAGCACTGCGTCAAGCTGGTTGGAAAGGTTACTGGATCGATGCAGCCTCAACTCTGCGTATGGACGCTGATTCAATCATCACTCTTGATCCTGTTAACTTGGCTCAAATCCAGCAAGGCATTCACAGCGGCACCAACACTTTCGTTGGCGGTAACTGTACTGTGAGCTTAATGCTTATGGCTCTAGGCGGTCTATACGAGAAAGGCATGGTTGAGTGGATGAGTGCCATGACTTACCAAGCGGCTTCTGGTGCGGGTGCTAAGAATATGCGTGAGCTGATTTCACAAATGGGTGTGATCAACGACAGCGTAAGTTCTGAGCTAGCGAATCCTTCAAGTTCAATTCTTGATATCGATAAGAAAGTTGCTGATACGATTCGTTCATCTTCATTTCCAACAGACCAATTCGGTGCACCGCTTGCAGGCTCACTGATTCCTTGGATTGATGTGAAGCGTGAAAACGGTCAAAGTAAAGAAGAGTGGAAAGCCGGTGTTGAAGCGAACAAGATTCTTGGCCTAGATGGTCAGCCAATCCCTATCGATGGTACTTGTGTACGTATCGGTGCAATGCGTTGTCACGCTCAAGCACTAACGATCAAGCTTAAGCAAGACGTTCCAATGGACGAAATCGAAGAGATCATCGCGACGCACAATGATTGGGTTAAAGTGATTCCTAACGATCGTGACATCACTGCGCAAGAACTGACGCCAGCTAAAGTAACAGGCACGATGTCTGTACCAGTCGGTCGTCTACGTAAGATGTCAATGGGTAATGACTTCCTAAACGCATTCACGGTTGGTGACCAACTGCTTTGGGGTGCAGCCGAGCCATTACGT